The following coding sequences lie in one Arachis ipaensis cultivar K30076 chromosome B05, Araip1.1, whole genome shotgun sequence genomic window:
- the LOC107643609 gene encoding uncharacterized protein LOC107643609 translates to MPSLVANPTSSRSVFPNTPANSPSDFQVRNSVAGRESGGSLRYVDDKENGKDQTLKPGKVRSPAACLKGSKNFISPTISASCKIIESPRKKVLIERNGPVPDSVPSAEAKNNVRKVTFAEPLECGGLQSDHLDLEERKPDSIFDGVPDFEESLSSRSSLTSEEDLSDESETVHDISVPLVPNNDTDLSFEAEHDLNVPLVLEDDKIETEPSFETIKLSPTPPPASSTATILAPLDATLRS, encoded by the exons ATGCCCTCCCTAGTCGCAAACCCTACTAGTTCTAGATCCGTTTTCCCCAACACTCCCGCCAACAGTCCTTCAG ATTTTCAGGTAAGGAACAGTGTTGCGGGCAGAGAAAGTGGGGGGTCTTTGCGGTACGTTGATGACAAAGAAAATGGGAAAGATCAGACATTGAAGCCCGGGAAGGTTCGATCACCAGCTGCTTGCTTGAAGGGCTCAAAGAATTTCATATCTCCGACCATCTCTGCTTCCTGCAAGATTATTGAATCTCCGAGGAAAAAAGTGCTGATTGAGAGGAATGGGCCAGTTCCAGATTCTGTTCCATCTGCAGAGGCCAAAAACAACGTTCGCAAGGTAACTTTTGCAGAACCCTTGGAATGTGGTGGCTTGCAATCAGACCACCTTGAtctagaagagagaaaacctgATTCTATATTTGATGGGGTTCCAGATTTTGAGGAATCACTTAGTAGCCGCTCTAGTTTGACATCTGAGGAAGATTTGAGTGATGAAAGTGAAACTGTCCATGATATCAGTGTTCCTTTGGTTCCAAATAATGACACTGATTTGTCATTTGAGGCTGAACATGATCTGAATGTTCCTTTGGTTCTAGAGGATGATAAAATTGAGACAGAACCTTCATTTGAAACTATCAAGCTTAGTCCTACCCCACCTCCAGCTTCGTCTACAGCAACCATCTTAGCTCCTCTTGATGCCACCTTACGATCCTAA